A section of the Thermodesulfobacteriota bacterium genome encodes:
- a CDS encoding THUMP domain-containing protein produces MTARPDPVSDWNAVACAGEGEFRAALRLLEPWGAVGRTGYYNVLAVRLADPDAFLADFARRLEAEPGLRNTVSRMMVCRATFGFQSREEFEARAREAVLVWAPALEGKSFHVRMHRRGFKKALSSLEEEHVLDAVLMEALEARGRPGRITFDDPDAVVAVETVGGRAGLSLWTREELRRYPFLGVD; encoded by the coding sequence ATGACGGCACGACCCGATCCGGTGTCCGACTGGAACGCCGTGGCGTGCGCCGGCGAGGGGGAGTTTCGGGCCGCCCTGCGCCTCCTGGAGCCCTGGGGGGCCGTGGGGCGCACGGGGTACTACAACGTGCTCGCGGTGCGCCTGGCCGACCCCGACGCCTTCCTCGCGGACTTCGCCCGCCGCCTCGAGGCCGAGCCCGGGCTTCGCAACACCGTGAGCCGGATGATGGTGTGCCGGGCGACCTTCGGGTTCCAATCCCGGGAGGAGTTCGAGGCGCGGGCCCGTGAAGCCGTGCTCGTCTGGGCCCCGGCCCTGGAGGGAAAGTCGTTCCACGTGCGCATGCACCGCCGCGGCTTCAAGAAGGCCCTCTCGAGTCTCGAAGAGGAGCACGTCCTCGACGCCGTCTTGATGGAGGCCCTCGAGGCCCGGGGCCGCCCCGGCCGCATCACCTTCGACGACCCCGACGCGGTGGTGGCGGTGGAGACCGTGGGCGGCCGGGCGGGCCTCTCCCTCTGGACCCGGGAAGAGCTGCGCCGCTACCCCTTCCTGGGGGTGGACTGA
- a CDS encoding rhodanese-like domain-containing protein, producing MAAPEAASLAVSLGYTNVHCFRGGLPDWIQAGYPVESTEKLPKADVPDVVPAELKGLLDGGQAVVLLDIRPSSEVAKYRIATPARLHIPFDQLTERAGEIPGERRVVVLDVNGRRSPLAGRYLAARGLSEVAKLQGGMERWLKEGMPVDTSSQ from the coding sequence GTGGCCGCCCCCGAAGCCGCCAGTCTGGCGGTGAGCCTGGGCTACACCAACGTCCACTGCTTTCGCGGCGGCCTCCCGGACTGGATCCAGGCGGGCTACCCCGTGGAGAGCACCGAGAAGCTGCCCAAGGCCGACGTGCCCGACGTGGTGCCCGCGGAGCTCAAGGGGCTCCTGGACGGCGGGCAGGCCGTCGTGCTCCTGGACATCCGCCCCTCCTCGGAGGTAGCCAAGTACCGCATCGCGACGCCCGCACGCCTCCACATTCCCTTCGACCAGCTCACCGAGCGCGCCGGAGAGATTCCCGGAGAACGCCGGGTGGTGGTCCTCGACGTGAACGGCCGCCGATCTCCCCTGGCGGGCCGGTACCTTGCGGCGCGCGGCCTCTCCGAAGTGGCCAAACTCCAGGGCGGCATGGAGCGTTGGCTCAAGGAGGGGATGCCGGTCGACACGTCGTCCCAGTGA
- a CDS encoding methyl-accepting chemotaxis protein: protein MLDRLRIAPKLLIGFGVVLVLLVGIAAFGLRSAGEIRGMTRQVKERDFQVAVAVVDLANAAQRVQFELAAAAESASPEALERARDGGEKIRERASAVRSRLPPEGPLSGHLAAFETAFARSFDRGREAAAFAIDQEMLDFIRVRNEYAAELQGFEKALAAMREGSSAALYETLGHIEEVSTRTTSITGWFSAAGVLLGVFIATWIGRRIATPVRHLEHRLRDIAEGEGDLTLRVPVTTRDEVGEAARWFNLFVEKIQTLVGHATENCQVVASSAGQLAATAQELRAGAGEQARQVQEVATAVAEMSTTNDDVARNAASTAQVSSRVRERAEHGQGVVRRTEEGMQAVAETVRTISGAVEELGASCEEIGSILTTIDDIADQTNLLALNATIEAARAGEQGRGFAVVADEVRKLAEKTGRATGEISRMIGKLRADTRRSLDAMRQGLEQTDAGVALAAQAREALGEILSVSDSGLEMARMIAAAAEEQSAVSRQVVENVEAIAGVARFTEGAVGEITGAADRLAGLSAQLQDVLGRFRIESHG, encoded by the coding sequence ATGCTCGATCGCCTGCGCATTGCACCAAAGCTCCTCATCGGTTTTGGCGTCGTCCTGGTCCTGCTCGTGGGCATCGCGGCGTTCGGTCTGCGCTCTGCGGGCGAGATTCGGGGCATGACCCGCCAAGTGAAGGAGCGCGACTTCCAGGTCGCGGTGGCGGTGGTGGACCTCGCCAACGCCGCCCAGCGGGTGCAGTTCGAGCTCGCCGCCGCGGCGGAGTCCGCCTCCCCGGAGGCCCTGGAGAGGGCGCGGGACGGCGGCGAGAAGATTCGGGAACGGGCGTCGGCGGTGCGCAGCCGCCTTCCTCCGGAGGGGCCCCTCTCGGGGCACCTGGCGGCCTTCGAGACCGCCTTTGCCCGGTCCTTCGACCGCGGCCGCGAGGCCGCCGCCTTCGCCATCGACCAGGAGATGCTCGACTTCATCCGGGTGCGCAATGAGTATGCGGCGGAGCTCCAGGGCTTCGAGAAGGCGCTGGCGGCGATGCGCGAGGGCTCCAGCGCCGCCCTGTACGAGACCCTGGGCCACATCGAAGAGGTCTCCACGCGGACAACCTCCATCACCGGCTGGTTCTCCGCCGCCGGCGTACTGCTGGGCGTCTTCATCGCAACCTGGATCGGGCGGCGCATCGCCACCCCCGTGCGCCACCTGGAGCACCGCCTGCGGGACATCGCGGAGGGCGAGGGCGACCTTACCCTGCGCGTCCCCGTGACCACCCGGGACGAGGTGGGCGAGGCCGCCCGGTGGTTCAACCTCTTCGTGGAGAAGATCCAGACCCTGGTGGGGCACGCCACCGAGAACTGCCAGGTGGTGGCCTCCTCGGCGGGGCAGCTCGCGGCCACCGCCCAGGAGCTCCGGGCGGGGGCGGGAGAGCAGGCGCGGCAGGTGCAGGAGGTCGCCACCGCGGTGGCGGAGATGTCCACCACCAACGACGACGTGGCCCGCAACGCGGCCTCCACCGCCCAGGTCTCCAGCCGGGTGCGGGAGCGGGCGGAGCACGGCCAGGGCGTGGTGCGGCGCACGGAAGAGGGAATGCAGGCGGTAGCCGAGACCGTCCGGACCATCTCCGGCGCCGTGGAGGAGCTCGGGGCGAGCTGCGAAGAGATCGGGTCGATCCTCACGACCATCGACGACATCGCCGACCAGACGAACCTCTTGGCGCTCAACGCGACCATCGAGGCCGCCCGGGCGGGGGAGCAGGGCCGGGGCTTCGCGGTGGTGGCGGACGAGGTGCGAAAACTCGCCGAAAAGACGGGCCGGGCCACGGGGGAGATCTCCCGGATGATCGGCAAGCTGCGGGCGGATACCCGAAGGTCTCTCGACGCCATGCGTCAGGGGCTGGAGCAGACCGATGCAGGCGTGGCGCTGGCCGCCCAGGCCCGGGAAGCGCTGGGCGAGATCCTCTCGGTCTCCGACTCGGGCCTGGAGATGGCGCGGATGATCGCCGCCGCCGCGGAAGAGCAGTCGGCCGTGTCGCGGCAGGTCGTGGAGAACGTGGAGGCCATTGCCGGGGTGGCGCGCTTCACGGAGGGTGCGGTGGGCGAGATCACCGGGGCGGCCGACCGGCTGGCCGGGCTCTCGGCCCAGCTCCAGGACGTCCTCGGACGCTTTCGGATCGAGAGCCACGGTTGA
- a CDS encoding rubredoxin-like domain-containing protein: protein MTQRWRCLVCGYLTPGEAAPQACPVCGAERSQFSPVGRGKARFVRDVWDTFLLHPVAAHTPNGALPAAVLFLVLAFLWREPSLERAAFYLLVLVLGAVPVSAASGARDWKRRYGGRRVPVFRWKLALS, encoded by the coding sequence GTGACCCAGCGCTGGCGGTGCCTGGTCTGCGGCTACCTGACCCCGGGGGAGGCCGCCCCCCAAGCCTGCCCTGTTTGCGGGGCGGAACGCTCCCAGTTTTCCCCCGTGGGCCGCGGGAAGGCGCGGTTCGTGCGGGACGTGTGGGACACCTTCCTCCTCCACCCCGTGGCCGCCCACACCCCCAACGGGGCCCTGCCCGCCGCCGTGCTCTTCCTCGTCCTGGCCTTCCTGTGGCGAGAGCCATCCCTGGAGCGGGCGGCCTTCTATCTCCTGGTGCTGGTGCTGGGGGCCGTGCCGGTCTCGGCCGCCTCGGGCGCGCGGGACTGGAAGCGGCGCTACGGGGGCCGGCGGGTTCCGGTGTTCCGGTGGAAGCTCGCCCTTTCC